From a region of the Zingiber officinale cultivar Zhangliang chromosome 4B, Zo_v1.1, whole genome shotgun sequence genome:
- the LOC121977072 gene encoding paired amphipathic helix protein Sin3-like 4 isoform X1: protein MGFNTFLPKGYEIKLPEEKKPKYDEAVDLVHKIKDRFENDEYVYKSFIDILNMYRRGNKQIHEVYEEVTTLFKNHQDLLKEFTHFLPVAPAISPSHHGYANREFACQDEMKPAARHFHEKKLERAYRPHTECNSSIDCPDIEHDRKRRRSETERITSVVTDKNDHERDKDLEHGDLDKAHHTYKSSSQKPDYPIPGKMQRGADGTENIGICVYTREFNFCEKVKDKVNDILGKYPEIMEGFNEFLLNCEDIDGFLEGFFNKRYLVKHGKIEDRERDREVVKWQKDHEWERNTAKERVEKGTLKATFFSNKEKYDLWKPISELDLSNCQSCTPSYRLLPKNYPIPSSHRTRLGKSVLNDDWVLVTSGSEDRSFKHMLKNQHEETLFVCEDDRFEMDLLLGLVNATTKRVEKLVEMMQDPMTSKSPMHIEDHLTSSHLRCVERLYGDHGLDVMDVLQKNANLALPVILTRLKQKQEEWSRCHSDFNRAWAEIYAKNFHKSLDHRSFYFKRQDSKNLRTKSLLSEIKEINNKLKENDVLLAVAAHNRHPIIPNMEFEYGDVGIHEDLYQMIKYSSREVCTSLDQFDKVMKLWNNFLEPLLGVPNRSVVDDYQHVRCESHAVYGTPCQTKLSHGAESILHDQAGSCRPGFTNGNATAKNCFHRAEQVTHCVKNYFDSPLQGRVWGSYHMLDEVARAAVQNVPTEHVPNGNNDASRAEEAHAKTNPENTSGTNGVSIRTVHFVKETIVEPQASSETLPCTKVGHSGRLIASDNDGISEYIRPSEGPASINNSKIEREEGELSPSRDFEEDNAYNAKANDEDVGSAPRSNEISENASESGEDVSISESGNDMECSHEDHEEEDDAERDNQDVKDESEGEAEGVTKAHDAGGEITAILDSEKFLNTAKPLARHVPATLHDKHDKSSQIFYGNDSFYVLLRLHQILYERMLSAKINSSAAQNKWSSKDTKSPDLYAKFLSILYDLLDGSADNTKFEDDCRAIIGTQSYVLFTLDKLIYKVVKQLQAVASDEMNNKFLHLYLYENSRQTGRSVDIVYHENARALLHDENLYRFECFSQPLEATRLSIQLMDYTHENPGVAAVSTDFSFSSSLYSEFLSSASIRKGSLKGVFLKRNKHKYNSTDENSTTCKAMKGIQMFNGLECQISCSSSKTRYVVDTEDSLFQMTKKRRHPSGDTLVNNQAHSGQVHNAKIQRFHSFISGFLSRS, encoded by the exons ATGGGGTTTAATACCTTCTTGCCCAAGGGCTATGAGATTAAGCTACCagaagaaaagaaaccaaagtATGATGAGGCAGTTGATTTAGTTCATAAAATCAAG GATCGTTTTGAGAATGATGAATATGTTTACAAGTCATTCATAGATATCCTGAATATGTATAGAAGGGGAAATAAGCAAATTCATGAGGTCTATGAAGAG GTAACAACCCTCTTTAAAAACCATCAAGATTTACTCAAAGAATTCACACACTTTTTACCTGTTGCCCCTGCAATATCTCCTTCACATCATGGATATGCAAATCGAGAATTTGCATGTCAAGATGAAATGAAACCTGCAGCAAGACATTTCCATGAAAAAAAG CTGGAGAGAGCTTATAGGCCACATACTGAGTGCAACTCTAGCATTGACTGTCCTGATATAGAACATGATAGAAAGAGAAGGCGTTCAGAGACAGAAAGAATTACAAGCGTAGTTACTGACAAGAATGATCATGAACGAGATAAGGACTTGGAGCATGGAGATTTAGATAAAGCACATCATACCTATAAATCTTCATCTCAAAAGCCTGATTACCCTATTCCTGGGAAGATGCAGAGAGGAGCTGATGGCACTGAGAACATTGGCATAT GTGTATATACTCGGGAATTCAATTTCTGTGAGAAAGTGAAGGATAAG GTAAATGATATCCTTGGAAAGTATCCAGAAATTATGGAAGGTTTCAATGAATTTTTGCTCAATTGTGAAGATATAG atggatttctgGAAGGCTTCTTCAACAAAA GATACTTGGTTAAGCATGGTAAGATAGAGGATAGAGAAAGGGATCGAGAAGTGGTTAAATGGCAGAAAGATCATGAATGGGAGAGGAACACTGCAAAGGAAAGAGTTGAGAAAGGCACCCTGAAGGCTACCTTTTtctctaacaaagaaaaatatgaCCTGTGGAAACCAATTTCAGAGCTTGACCTCTCAAACTGTCAAAGTTGCACCCCAAGTTACCGCCTTCTTCCTAAAAAT TATCCTATACCTTCAAGCCACAGAACTAGACTGGGAAAGTCTGTACTAAATGATGATTGGGTATTAGTGACTTCTGGAAGCGAGGATCGCTCCTTCAAGCACATGCTAAAGAACCAACATGAAGAAACTTTATTTGTTTGTGAAGATGATAG ATTTGAGATGGATCTCTTATTGGGATTGGTCAATGCAACAACTAAACGTGTGGAAAAATTAGTGGAAATGATGCAAGACCCAATGACATCGAAGAGTCCAATGCACATTGAAGACCATCTTACTT CTTCGCATTTGAGATGTGTTGAACGATTATATGGGGACCATGGTCTTGATGTTATGGATGTACTCCAGAAGAATGCTAATCTTGCATTGCCAGTTATATTAACCCGTTTGAAGCAAAAGCAAGAGGAGTGGTCCAGGTGTCATTCAGATTTCAATAGAGCTTGGGCTGAAATATATGCCAAGAATTTTCACAAATCACTTGATCATCGAAGTTTCTATTTCAAGCGACAAGATTCTAAGAACCTGAGAACAAAAT CTTTGCTGTCTGAGATTAAAGAGATCAATAACAAGCTGAAAGAAAATGATGTTCTCCTTGCAGTAGCTGCCCACAATAGGCACCCAATCATTCCCAATATGGAATTTGAGTATGGAGATGTGGGTATCCATGAGGATTTATATCAGATGATAAAATATTCTAGTAGAGAAGTTTGCACATCTTTAGATCAATTTGACAAAGTCATGAAATTATGGAACAATTTTTTGGAGCCTCTCTTGGGTGTTCCAAATCGAAGTGTTGTAGATGATTATCAACATGTGAGATGTGAGAGTCATGCTGTCTATGGAACTCCTTGTCAAACCAAGCTAAGTCATGGTGCTGAGAGCATTCTACATGATCAAGCAGGTTCGTGCAGGCCTGGGTTTACAAATGGGAATGCAACCGCTAAAAATTGTTTCCACCGTGCAGAACAAGTCACTCACtgtgttaaaaattattttgatagccCACTTCAAGGAAGAGTTTGGGGTAGTTATCATATGCTTGATGAAGTTGCCCGAGCAGCTGTGCAAAATGTACCTACAGAACATGTGCCAAATGGTAACAATGATGCTAgtagagctgaagaagctcatgCTAAAACAAACCCAGAGAACACATCAG GAACTAATGGTGTATCCATAAGAACTGTCCATTTTGTCAAAGAGACAATAGTTGAACCTCAAGCATCCAGTGAAACTTTACCGTGTACAAAg GTTGGACATTCTGGAAGGTTGATTGCATCAGATAATGATGGAATTTCTGAATATATCAGACCTAGTGAAGGTCCTGCTTCCATTAATAATTCCAAGATTGAAAGAGAAGAAGGTGAATTGTCACCGTCTAGAGATTTTGAAGAGGACAATGCTTATAATGCTAAAGCTAATGATGAGGATGTAGGAAGTGCTCCACGGTCTAATGAGATCAGTGAAAATGCATCGGAGTCTGGTGAAGATGTTTCCATCAGTGAATCTGGCAACGACATGGAATGCTCCCATGAAGATCATGAGGAAGAGGATGATGCAGAACGTGACAATCAAGATGTAAAGGATGAAAGTGAGGGTGAGGCTGAAGGAGTGACCAAGGCCCATGACGCTGGAGGAGAAATTACAGCAATACTGGATTCAGAAAAATTTCTCAACACAGCAAAACCTCTTGCAAGGCATGTGCCTGCAACATTGCATGACAAGCATGATAAATCTTCCCAGATATTTTATGGGAATGATTCATTCTATGTGTTACTCCGGCTTCATCAG ATATTGTATGAAAGGATGCTCTCTGCCAAGATAAACTCATCAGCTGCTCAAAATAAATGGAGTTCTAAAGATACAAAGTCTCCTGATTTATATGCCAA ATTTTTGAGCATTCTATACGATCTGCTTGATGGTTCTGCTGACAATACCAAGTTTGAAGATGACTGCCGTGCTATCATAGGAACTCAGTCTTATGTGCTTTTTACATTGGACAAGCTAATCTATAAAGTCGTTAAACAG CTTCAAGCAGTAGCCTCGGATGAGATGAACAATAAGTTTCTCCACCTCTATTTGTATGAAAACTCACGCCAAACAGGAAGGTCTGTTGATATAGTTTATCATGAAAATGCTCGGGCACTACTCCATGATGAGAACTTATACAGATTTGAATGC TTTTCACAACCTTTAGAGGCGACAAGACTATCAATCCAGCTCATGGACTATACACACGAAAACCCTGGAGTGGCTGCTGTCTCAACggatttctccttttcttcttccctgtaCAGTGAGTTTCTCTCAAGTGCTTCAATTAGGAAAGGATCATTGAAGGGTGTCTTCCTGAAAAG GAACAAGCATAAATATAACAGCACTGATGAGAATTCCACTACTTGCAAGGCCATGAAAGGGATTCAAATGTTCAATGGTTTGGAGTGCCAAATATCTTGTAGTTCATCAAAG ACACGGTATGTCGTAGATACTGAAGATTCCTTATTCCAAATGACAAAGAAGAGAAGACATCCAAGTGGAGATACCTTAGTTAATAACCAAGCACACTCCGGACAAGTACACAACGCTAAAATACAGCGATTTCATAGTTTCATTTCCGGTTTCTTGTCCAGATCCTAG
- the LOC121977073 gene encoding uncharacterized protein LOC121977073: MFIDVGNDKTVFATEATKNESEIYQRNSDEFTFNSVVDFYCRLKVESISLINCHLDDMKKSYDVASLSGDRVKAAEINEEIKEVYKKLEEAKGSGNASVGKQRSMEKCVSQLLKALEELNLQAFEQEYHLSEKIISAGKNLSAAIKFLEHTSSVLHSLLLASLEEQKAYIHAWSDMAAACVEELLHGATIWQESVQSQAFAQILSQESNYFIALGEIHRVAEVLGASLKVYKPWLLLNQGNYSSKLLASLDKCAEAWTLYGLEEAVRTISESCNVEHARLAKTLLASIKTIHELDLSRHSFSEGKKICRISLLSTEELKDLKMEQWHEKCYFVKLANLWANRVCYEPPQLPYLHIS, translated from the exons ATGTTCATTGATGTTGGCAATGACAAAACAGTTTTCGCAACTGAAGCCACAAAGAATGAAAGTGAGATATATCAAAGAAATTCAGATGAGTTTACCTTCAATTCTGTCGTAGATTTTTACTGCAGATTGAAAGTCGAATCAATATCCTTAATAAATTGCCATCTTGATGATATGAAG AAATCCTATGATGTTGCTTCTCTTTCTGGTGATCGAGTAAAAGCAGCAGAAATAAATGAGGAAATCAAG GAAGTTTATAAGAAATTAGAGGAAGCCAAGGGTTCTGGAAATGCTAGTGTGGGAAAGCAACGATCAATGGAAAAATGTGTTAGTCAACTGCTTAAAGCTTTAGAAGAACTGAACTTGCAAGCTTTTGAGCAAGAATATCACCTGTCAGAAAAAATAATTTCA GCAGGGAAAAACTTGAGTGCAGCAATCAAATTTCTTGAACATACCTCGTCGGTTCTCCATAGTCTGCTGTTAGCATCCTTGGAGGAACAAAAAGCTTATATTCATGCATGGTCTGACATGGCTGCGGCTTGTGTTGAAGAGTTGTTGCATGGTGCCACAATATGGCAAGAGTCAGTTCAATCACAAGCCTTTGCGCAAATATTAAGTCAAG AATCGAACTATTTCATCGCCCTAGGAGAGATTCATAGAGTTGCGGAAGTACTAGGAGCTTCATTGAAAGTCTATAAGCCTTGGTTACTATTAAACCAAGGCAACTACTCGAGCAAGTTATTAGCTAGCTTGGACAAGTGTGCTGAGGCATGGACTCTGTACGGACTCGAAGAAGCTGTTAGAACCATTTCTGAGTCCTGCAATGTCGAACATGCTCGTCTAGCCAAAACACTCCTTGCATCCATCAAGACCATTCATGAGCTTGATCTCTCACGCCATTCATTTTCTGAAGGCAAAAAGATTTGCAGAATATCCTTATTGTCCACAGAAGAACTAAAAG ACCTGAAAATGGAGCAATGGCATGAGAAATGCTATTTTGTGAAGCTTGCCAATCTCTGGGCTAATAGGGTATGTTATGAACCTCCTCAGTTGCCATACTTACATATCAGCTAG
- the LOC121977072 gene encoding paired amphipathic helix protein Sin3-like 5 isoform X2 — protein MGFNTFLPKGYEIKLPEEKKPKYDEAVDLVHKIKDRFENDEYVYKSFIDILNMYRRGNKQIHEVYEELERAYRPHTECNSSIDCPDIEHDRKRRRSETERITSVVTDKNDHERDKDLEHGDLDKAHHTYKSSSQKPDYPIPGKMQRGADGTENIGICVYTREFNFCEKVKDKVHPDTYQEFLKCLDMYSKEIIMRTELKNVVNDILGKYPEIMEGFNEFLLNCEDIDGFLEGFFNKRYLVKHGKIEDRERDREVVKWQKDHEWERNTAKERVEKGTLKATFFSNKEKYDLWKPISELDLSNCQSCTPSYRLLPKNYPIPSSHRTRLGKSVLNDDWVLVTSGSEDRSFKHMLKNQHEETLFVCEDDRFEMDLLLGLVNATTKRVEKLVEMMQDPMTSKSPMHIEDHLTSSHLRCVERLYGDHGLDVMDVLQKNANLALPVILTRLKQKQEEWSRCHSDFNRAWAEIYAKNFHKSLDHRSFYFKRQDSKNLRTKSLLSEIKEINNKLKENDVLLAVAAHNRHPIIPNMEFEYGDVGIHEDLYQMIKYSSREVCTSLDQFDKVMKLWNNFLEPLLGVPNRSVVDDYQHVRCESHAVYGTPCQTKLSHGAESILHDQAGSCRPGFTNGNATAKNCFHRAEQVTHCVKNYFDSPLQGRVWGSYHMLDEVARAAVQNVPTEHVPNGNNDASRAEEAHAKTNPENTSGTNGVSIRTVHFVKETIVEPQASSETLPCTKVGHSGRLIASDNDGISEYIRPSEGPASINNSKIEREEGELSPSRDFEEDNAYNAKANDEDVGSAPRSNEISENASESGEDVSISESGNDMECSHEDHEEEDDAERDNQDVKDESEGEAEGVTKAHDAGGEITAILDSEKFLNTAKPLARHVPATLHDKHDKSSQIFYGNDSFYVLLRLHQILYERMLSAKINSSAAQNKWSSKDTKSPDLYAKFLSILYDLLDGSADNTKFEDDCRAIIGTQSYVLFTLDKLIYKVVKQLQAVASDEMNNKFLHLYLYENSRQTGRSVDIVYHENARALLHDENLYRFECFSQPLEATRLSIQLMDYTHENPGVAAVSTDFSFSSSLYSEFLSSASIRKGSLKGVFLKRNKHKYNSTDENSTTCKAMKGIQMFNGLECQISCSSSKTRYVVDTEDSLFQMTKKRRHPSGDTLVNNQAHSGQVHNAKIQRFHSFISGFLSRS, from the exons ATGGGGTTTAATACCTTCTTGCCCAAGGGCTATGAGATTAAGCTACCagaagaaaagaaaccaaagtATGATGAGGCAGTTGATTTAGTTCATAAAATCAAG GATCGTTTTGAGAATGATGAATATGTTTACAAGTCATTCATAGATATCCTGAATATGTATAGAAGGGGAAATAAGCAAATTCATGAGGTCTATGAAGAG CTGGAGAGAGCTTATAGGCCACATACTGAGTGCAACTCTAGCATTGACTGTCCTGATATAGAACATGATAGAAAGAGAAGGCGTTCAGAGACAGAAAGAATTACAAGCGTAGTTACTGACAAGAATGATCATGAACGAGATAAGGACTTGGAGCATGGAGATTTAGATAAAGCACATCATACCTATAAATCTTCATCTCAAAAGCCTGATTACCCTATTCCTGGGAAGATGCAGAGAGGAGCTGATGGCACTGAGAACATTGGCATAT GTGTATATACTCGGGAATTCAATTTCTGTGAGAAAGTGAAGGATAAGGTGCACCCTGACACCTACCAGGAATTTTTGAAATGCTTGGATATGTACAGCAAAGAGATAATAATGAGAACAGAGCTAAAGAATGTA GTAAATGATATCCTTGGAAAGTATCCAGAAATTATGGAAGGTTTCAATGAATTTTTGCTCAATTGTGAAGATATAG atggatttctgGAAGGCTTCTTCAACAAAA GATACTTGGTTAAGCATGGTAAGATAGAGGATAGAGAAAGGGATCGAGAAGTGGTTAAATGGCAGAAAGATCATGAATGGGAGAGGAACACTGCAAAGGAAAGAGTTGAGAAAGGCACCCTGAAGGCTACCTTTTtctctaacaaagaaaaatatgaCCTGTGGAAACCAATTTCAGAGCTTGACCTCTCAAACTGTCAAAGTTGCACCCCAAGTTACCGCCTTCTTCCTAAAAAT TATCCTATACCTTCAAGCCACAGAACTAGACTGGGAAAGTCTGTACTAAATGATGATTGGGTATTAGTGACTTCTGGAAGCGAGGATCGCTCCTTCAAGCACATGCTAAAGAACCAACATGAAGAAACTTTATTTGTTTGTGAAGATGATAG ATTTGAGATGGATCTCTTATTGGGATTGGTCAATGCAACAACTAAACGTGTGGAAAAATTAGTGGAAATGATGCAAGACCCAATGACATCGAAGAGTCCAATGCACATTGAAGACCATCTTACTT CTTCGCATTTGAGATGTGTTGAACGATTATATGGGGACCATGGTCTTGATGTTATGGATGTACTCCAGAAGAATGCTAATCTTGCATTGCCAGTTATATTAACCCGTTTGAAGCAAAAGCAAGAGGAGTGGTCCAGGTGTCATTCAGATTTCAATAGAGCTTGGGCTGAAATATATGCCAAGAATTTTCACAAATCACTTGATCATCGAAGTTTCTATTTCAAGCGACAAGATTCTAAGAACCTGAGAACAAAAT CTTTGCTGTCTGAGATTAAAGAGATCAATAACAAGCTGAAAGAAAATGATGTTCTCCTTGCAGTAGCTGCCCACAATAGGCACCCAATCATTCCCAATATGGAATTTGAGTATGGAGATGTGGGTATCCATGAGGATTTATATCAGATGATAAAATATTCTAGTAGAGAAGTTTGCACATCTTTAGATCAATTTGACAAAGTCATGAAATTATGGAACAATTTTTTGGAGCCTCTCTTGGGTGTTCCAAATCGAAGTGTTGTAGATGATTATCAACATGTGAGATGTGAGAGTCATGCTGTCTATGGAACTCCTTGTCAAACCAAGCTAAGTCATGGTGCTGAGAGCATTCTACATGATCAAGCAGGTTCGTGCAGGCCTGGGTTTACAAATGGGAATGCAACCGCTAAAAATTGTTTCCACCGTGCAGAACAAGTCACTCACtgtgttaaaaattattttgatagccCACTTCAAGGAAGAGTTTGGGGTAGTTATCATATGCTTGATGAAGTTGCCCGAGCAGCTGTGCAAAATGTACCTACAGAACATGTGCCAAATGGTAACAATGATGCTAgtagagctgaagaagctcatgCTAAAACAAACCCAGAGAACACATCAG GAACTAATGGTGTATCCATAAGAACTGTCCATTTTGTCAAAGAGACAATAGTTGAACCTCAAGCATCCAGTGAAACTTTACCGTGTACAAAg GTTGGACATTCTGGAAGGTTGATTGCATCAGATAATGATGGAATTTCTGAATATATCAGACCTAGTGAAGGTCCTGCTTCCATTAATAATTCCAAGATTGAAAGAGAAGAAGGTGAATTGTCACCGTCTAGAGATTTTGAAGAGGACAATGCTTATAATGCTAAAGCTAATGATGAGGATGTAGGAAGTGCTCCACGGTCTAATGAGATCAGTGAAAATGCATCGGAGTCTGGTGAAGATGTTTCCATCAGTGAATCTGGCAACGACATGGAATGCTCCCATGAAGATCATGAGGAAGAGGATGATGCAGAACGTGACAATCAAGATGTAAAGGATGAAAGTGAGGGTGAGGCTGAAGGAGTGACCAAGGCCCATGACGCTGGAGGAGAAATTACAGCAATACTGGATTCAGAAAAATTTCTCAACACAGCAAAACCTCTTGCAAGGCATGTGCCTGCAACATTGCATGACAAGCATGATAAATCTTCCCAGATATTTTATGGGAATGATTCATTCTATGTGTTACTCCGGCTTCATCAG ATATTGTATGAAAGGATGCTCTCTGCCAAGATAAACTCATCAGCTGCTCAAAATAAATGGAGTTCTAAAGATACAAAGTCTCCTGATTTATATGCCAA ATTTTTGAGCATTCTATACGATCTGCTTGATGGTTCTGCTGACAATACCAAGTTTGAAGATGACTGCCGTGCTATCATAGGAACTCAGTCTTATGTGCTTTTTACATTGGACAAGCTAATCTATAAAGTCGTTAAACAG CTTCAAGCAGTAGCCTCGGATGAGATGAACAATAAGTTTCTCCACCTCTATTTGTATGAAAACTCACGCCAAACAGGAAGGTCTGTTGATATAGTTTATCATGAAAATGCTCGGGCACTACTCCATGATGAGAACTTATACAGATTTGAATGC TTTTCACAACCTTTAGAGGCGACAAGACTATCAATCCAGCTCATGGACTATACACACGAAAACCCTGGAGTGGCTGCTGTCTCAACggatttctccttttcttcttccctgtaCAGTGAGTTTCTCTCAAGTGCTTCAATTAGGAAAGGATCATTGAAGGGTGTCTTCCTGAAAAG GAACAAGCATAAATATAACAGCACTGATGAGAATTCCACTACTTGCAAGGCCATGAAAGGGATTCAAATGTTCAATGGTTTGGAGTGCCAAATATCTTGTAGTTCATCAAAG ACACGGTATGTCGTAGATACTGAAGATTCCTTATTCCAAATGACAAAGAAGAGAAGACATCCAAGTGGAGATACCTTAGTTAATAACCAAGCACACTCCGGACAAGTACACAACGCTAAAATACAGCGATTTCATAGTTTCATTTCCGGTTTCTTGTCCAGATCCTAG
- the LOC121977071 gene encoding protein decapping 5-like, producing the protein MAAEASRSGASADSYIGSLISLTSKSEIRYEGILYSINTEESSIGLRNVRSFGTEGRKQDGPQIPPSDKIYEYILFRGTDIKDLQVKSSPPPAQSTNINNDPAIIQSHYPHPASTSTSVPTVGSGGAADVTSHSAQLGLPGPTYQGSLPPYQPVGGLGTWGSSPTPPTANGSGLGMPPMYWQGYYPSSGLPQLPQTALLRPPPGLPFPHSMQHPFQYPGINPSLPSGAQSLPELPPLFPQTNLNSVLTSSTLPLTLDPSSASSLSPETSSTLLQTKTPVATMAVSTLGISFPLASPSITNFEKVIPPTTSVFTANPIVGHGSAMPYLSVSQSESPAAVSSSSSKVEKPVALVTPDKLLPPSTSMLPSSQPSQTSNKDFDARIVDEKTKPLLPEPTLGAPTETKEPILPLPKSNVQKPNGATSHNFYNRGRGRGRGNEPRHVTKFTEDFDFMAMNEKFNKDEVWGHLGKNKAHLKDNDGMFQEDETYDTLEEEDTLKLASKPMYVKDDFFDTLSSNTLDRGTHGGRTRFSEQLKIDTETFGDFARHRPSRGGGRGFRGGGRRGSYYGGGYGYNNRGRGYGYSHRTS; encoded by the exons ATGGCAGCGGAGGCCTCCAGATCGGGGGCGTCGGCGGACTCCTACATCGGGAGCCTCATAAGCTtgacctccaagagcgagatcagATACGAGGGCATCCTCTACAGCATCAACACCGAGGAATCCAGCATAGGCTTGCGCAACG TACGCTCTTTTGGAACTGAAGGCCGAAAGCAGGATGGGCCACAAATTCCTCCTAGTGACAAGATATATGAGTACATACTGTTTCGTGGAACTGACATCAAG GACTTGCAAGTTAAGTCTTCTCCACCACCCGCTCAGTCAACTAACATAAACAATGATCCTGCTATAATTCAG TCACATTATCCTCATCCTGCCTCTACCTCTACAAGTGTGCCTACTGTTGGCAGTGGAGGTGCAGCAGATGTTACTTCCCATTCGGCTCAGTTGGGACTTCCGGGCCCAACATATCAGGGCAGTTTACCCCCTTATCAGCCAGTTGGTGGCTTAGGGACTTGGGGTTCTTCACCCACCCCTCCGACTGCAAATGGCTCTGGGCTCGGAATGCCGCCAATGTATTGGCAAGGATATTATCCATCTAGTGGGCTACCACAGCTTCCACAAACGGCATTGCTCCGACCACCACCAGGATTGCCTTTTCCTCATTCCATGCAGCATCCTTTTCAATATCCTGGAATAAATCCCTCTTTACCATCTGGAGCTCAGAGTTTGCCTGAGCTTCCTCCTCTGTTTCCACAAACCAATTTGAACTCAGTTCTGACATCTAGTACATTGCCGTTGACATTGGATCCATCATCAGCAAGCTCGTTATCACCAGAAACATCATCCACTCTTCTGCAAACTAAAACTCCTGTTGCAACTATGGCTGTATCAACTCTTGGCATTAGTTTTCCTCTAGCCTCACCTTCGATTACTAATTTTGAGAAAGTTATACCTCCGACTACATCTGTTTTTACTGCCAACCCTATCGTTGGACATGGTTCTGCGATGCCATATTTATCTGTTTCACAGTCTGAATCTCCTGCTGCTGTTTCATCAAGTTCTAGTAAAGTTGAAAAACCAGTAGCCTTAGTGACTCCTGATAAGCTGTTGCCACCTAGCACCTCCATGCTTCCTTCTTCTCAGCCATCGCAAACAAGCAATAAAGATTTTGATGCTAGAATCGTTGACGAGAAAACTAAACCATTACTTCCTGAACCAACACTTGGTGCACCAACAGAAACCAAGGAGCCAATACTGCCACTGCCAAAATCCAACGTGCAAAAG CCAAATGGGGCTACCTCACACAATTTCTACAATAGGGGGCgtggaagagggagaggaaatgAG CCACGCCATGTGACTAAGTTTACTGAAGACTTTGATTTTATGGCAATGAATGAAAAATTCAACAAAGATGAAGTTTGGGGCCACCTTGGAAAAAATAAAGCCCATTTGAAGGATAATGATGGAATGTTTCAAGAAGATGAAACTTACGATACTCTGGAAGAAGAAGATACTCTAAAGCTCGCATCCAAG CCTATGTATGTCAAGGACGATTTCTTCGATACACTTTCTTCCAACACTCTTGATCGAGGAACTCACGGTGGGAGGACAAGATTTTCAGAGCAGttgaaaatagacacagag ACTTTTGGGGATTTTGCAAGACATCGTCCGAGTAGAGGTGGTGGGCGTGGCTTCCGTGGTGGAGGACGTCGAGGATCCTACTATGGAGGTGGCTATGGCTACAACAACAGGGGCCGGGGTTATGGTTACTCACATCGCACTTCCTAG